In a single window of the Solea senegalensis isolate Sse05_10M linkage group LG1, IFAPA_SoseM_1, whole genome shotgun sequence genome:
- the LOC122774578 gene encoding cAMP-specific 3',5'-cyclic phosphodiesterase 4B-like isoform X3: protein MPEANYLFSVSWGYIKFKRMLNRELSHLSEMSRSGNQVSEYISNTFLDKQNELELPCPVPKSRERKRRQGQQQQHGGMMSQISGVRKVSHTPSITGSSGNRFGVKTDQEELLSKDLEHINKWGLNIFRVAEHSHNRPLTCIMYTIFQERDLMRTFKIPTDTFVTFMLTLEGHYHSDVAYHNSLHAADVAQSTHILLSTPALDAVFTDLEILAAVFAAAIHDVDHPGVSNQFLINTNSELALMYNDESVLENHHLAVGFKLLQEDNCDIFQNLTKKQRQSLRRMVIDMVLATDMSKHMSLLANLKTMVETKKVTSSGVLLLDNYTDRMQVLRNMVHCADLSNPTKPLDLYRQWTDRIMDEFFHQGDRERERGMEISPMCDKHTASVERTQVGFIDYIVHPLWETWADLVHPDAQDILDTLEDNRNWYQSMIPQSPSSPFYASVREGGPQEEVEGGPVMSKFQFEVTLDEQDTEEGDNEGGMMETTDGFDVLTLQNLPSDQDGTETTTRDVSPAET from the exons ATGCCTGAGGCCAACTACCTGTTCTCTGTGTCCTGGGGATACATCAAG TTCAAGAGGATGCTGAATCGGGAGCTAAGCCATCTGTCTGAGATGAGTCGCTCAGGCAACCAAGTGTCTGAGTACATCTCCAACACCTTCCTCG acaaacaaaatgagTTGGAGCTTCCATGTCCAGTTCCAAAGTCCAGggaaaggaagaggaggcagggccagcagcagcagcatggtgGGATGATGAGTCAGATCAGCGGGGTGAGGAAGGTCAGCCACACGCCCAGCATCACCGGGAGCAGTGGCAACCGCTTTGGGGTCAAGACGGACCAGGAGGAGCTGTTGTCAAAG GACCTGGAACACATCAACAAATGGGGACTGAATATCTTCAGAGTGGCCGAGCACTCCCACAACCGACCGCTCACGTGTATCATGTACACAATCTTCCAG GAGCGAGACCTGATGAGGACGTTCAAGATTCCAACCGACACCTTTGTGACGTTCATGCTGACCCTGGAGGGCCACTACCACTCTGACGTGGCGTACCACAACAGCCTGCACGCCGCCGACGTAGCCCAGTCCACACACATCCTCCTGTCCACACCTGCGCTGGAC GCGGTCTTCACTGACCTGGAGATCCTGGCGGCCGTATTTGCTGCAGCCATTCATGACGTGGACCACCCAGGTGTGTCCAACCAGTTCCTCATCAACACCA ACTCTGAGCTGGCTCTGATGTACAATGATGAGTCAGTGCTGGAGAACCACCACTTGGCTGTGGGCTTCAAGCTGCTGCAGGAAGACAACTGCGACATCTTCCAAAACCTCACAAAGAAGCAGAGGCAGTCACTGCGGAGAATGGTCATAGACATG GTTTTGGCGACAGACATGTCCAAACACATGAGTCTGTTGGCCAATCTGAAGACAATGGTGGAAACCAAGAAGGTGACCAGCTCGGGAGTCCTGCTTCTGGACAACTACACCGACAGAATGCAG gTTTTGCGAAACATGGTTCACTGTGCAGACCTGAGCAACCCCACCAAACCTCTGGATCTGTACCGGCAGTGGACGGACAGGATCATGGATGAGTTCTTCCaccagggagacagagagagggaacgGGGAATGGAGATCAGCCCCatgtgtgacaaacacacagcttcGGTAGAGAGAACACAG gttGGCTTCATTGACTACATCGTCCACCCGCTGTGGGAGACATGGGCTGACCTGGTGCACCCTGATGCCCAGGACATCCTCGACACACTTGAGGACAACAGGAACTGGTACCAGAGTATGATCCCACAAAGCCCCTCTTCTCCCTTCTACGCTAGTGTCAGAGAAGGAGGCccacaggaggaggtggagggcggACCTGTGATGAGCAAATTTCAATTTGAAGTGACGCTGGATGAGCAGGACACAGAGGAAGGAGATAATGAGGGAGGGATGATGGAGACGACGGATGGATTTGATGTTCTGACACTCCAAAATCTTCCCTCTGACCAGGACGGGACTGAAACAACAACGCGTGACGTCTCCCCGGCGGAAACATAG
- the LOC122774578 gene encoding cAMP-specific 3',5'-cyclic phosphodiesterase 4B-like isoform X1, translating into MKELCVHTSPSSSASPGCPAAQSPVQSSHSGTLGPTCMVSGGSAMDMNPLGPDYVSMCLLADESYQKLAMETMEELDWCLDQLETIQTYHSVSDMASNKFKRMLNRELSHLSEMSRSGNQVSEYISNTFLDKQNELELPCPVPKSRERKRRQGQQQQHGGMMSQISGVRKVSHTPSITGSSGNRFGVKTDQEELLSKDLEHINKWGLNIFRVAEHSHNRPLTCIMYTIFQERDLMRTFKIPTDTFVTFMLTLEGHYHSDVAYHNSLHAADVAQSTHILLSTPALDAVFTDLEILAAVFAAAIHDVDHPGVSNQFLINTNSELALMYNDESVLENHHLAVGFKLLQEDNCDIFQNLTKKQRQSLRRMVIDMVLATDMSKHMSLLANLKTMVETKKVTSSGVLLLDNYTDRMQVLRNMVHCADLSNPTKPLDLYRQWTDRIMDEFFHQGDRERERGMEISPMCDKHTASVERTQVGFIDYIVHPLWETWADLVHPDAQDILDTLEDNRNWYQSMIPQSPSSPFYASVREGGPQEEVEGGPVMSKFQFEVTLDEQDTEEGDNEGGMMETTDGFDVLTLQNLPSDQDGTETTTRDVSPAET; encoded by the exons ATGAAGGAGCTTTGTGTACacacctccccctcttcctctgcaTCTCCAGGATGTCCCGCGGCCCAGTCGCCTGTTCAATCAAGCCACTCTGGGACCCTCGGACCTACATGCATGGTATCTGGGGGTTCCGCTATGGACATGAATCCTCTTGGGCCTGATTACGTGTCCATGTGTCTGTTGGCAGATGAGTCCTACCAGAAGTTGGCCATGGAGACCATGGAGGAGCTGGACTGGTGTCTGGACCAGTTGGAGACCATCCAGACCTACCACTCTGTCAGTGACATGGCTTCAAACAAG TTCAAGAGGATGCTGAATCGGGAGCTAAGCCATCTGTCTGAGATGAGTCGCTCAGGCAACCAAGTGTCTGAGTACATCTCCAACACCTTCCTCG acaaacaaaatgagTTGGAGCTTCCATGTCCAGTTCCAAAGTCCAGggaaaggaagaggaggcagggccagcagcagcagcatggtgGGATGATGAGTCAGATCAGCGGGGTGAGGAAGGTCAGCCACACGCCCAGCATCACCGGGAGCAGTGGCAACCGCTTTGGGGTCAAGACGGACCAGGAGGAGCTGTTGTCAAAG GACCTGGAACACATCAACAAATGGGGACTGAATATCTTCAGAGTGGCCGAGCACTCCCACAACCGACCGCTCACGTGTATCATGTACACAATCTTCCAG GAGCGAGACCTGATGAGGACGTTCAAGATTCCAACCGACACCTTTGTGACGTTCATGCTGACCCTGGAGGGCCACTACCACTCTGACGTGGCGTACCACAACAGCCTGCACGCCGCCGACGTAGCCCAGTCCACACACATCCTCCTGTCCACACCTGCGCTGGAC GCGGTCTTCACTGACCTGGAGATCCTGGCGGCCGTATTTGCTGCAGCCATTCATGACGTGGACCACCCAGGTGTGTCCAACCAGTTCCTCATCAACACCA ACTCTGAGCTGGCTCTGATGTACAATGATGAGTCAGTGCTGGAGAACCACCACTTGGCTGTGGGCTTCAAGCTGCTGCAGGAAGACAACTGCGACATCTTCCAAAACCTCACAAAGAAGCAGAGGCAGTCACTGCGGAGAATGGTCATAGACATG GTTTTGGCGACAGACATGTCCAAACACATGAGTCTGTTGGCCAATCTGAAGACAATGGTGGAAACCAAGAAGGTGACCAGCTCGGGAGTCCTGCTTCTGGACAACTACACCGACAGAATGCAG gTTTTGCGAAACATGGTTCACTGTGCAGACCTGAGCAACCCCACCAAACCTCTGGATCTGTACCGGCAGTGGACGGACAGGATCATGGATGAGTTCTTCCaccagggagacagagagagggaacgGGGAATGGAGATCAGCCCCatgtgtgacaaacacacagcttcGGTAGAGAGAACACAG gttGGCTTCATTGACTACATCGTCCACCCGCTGTGGGAGACATGGGCTGACCTGGTGCACCCTGATGCCCAGGACATCCTCGACACACTTGAGGACAACAGGAACTGGTACCAGAGTATGATCCCACAAAGCCCCTCTTCTCCCTTCTACGCTAGTGTCAGAGAAGGAGGCccacaggaggaggtggagggcggACCTGTGATGAGCAAATTTCAATTTGAAGTGACGCTGGATGAGCAGGACACAGAGGAAGGAGATAATGAGGGAGGGATGATGGAGACGACGGATGGATTTGATGTTCTGACACTCCAAAATCTTCCCTCTGACCAGGACGGGACTGAAACAACAACGCGTGACGTCTCCCCGGCGGAAACATAG
- the LOC122775595 gene encoding caspase-8-like isoform X2, whose protein sequence is MWREDFLIVCTQSPCDTTVATTRFKMSARDTLRHNKTAILMTLCGDFRLILNKVHEKNLITGREYNNLKSINKEDAEGHVVELVDKIMNKGETVCRDFLHLLQTDKEVETTYPELKNMQLKDTCLLPMSVQACSLDVLTPEIKRLKRECYQLKSHPVGLCVIINNENFMDGRMRSGTNKDAECLAEVFSWLRFRVLMCKDQSQHQMERALRCFASLDDLAQLQEFDVKEWLGTGFVELQQAPKHGDAFICCILSHGEKEVVFGIDRKPLSIKQITRTFKATDQSALSGKPKVFLVQACQGGQIQRGVLLKDLEADAASPFFPEEADFLVAIATVEDHASFRHKVDGSWFIQSVCQQLKEGCPRGEDLTTILHHVNSDVSQKEGSKEFGAAKQMPEVRFTLRKTLVLSPEA, encoded by the exons ATGTGGCGGGAAGACTTCCTGATTGTATGTACACAAAGCCCCTGCGATACCACCGTTGCTACAACTCG attcaAAATGTCAGCCAGAGACACTCTGAGGCACAACAAAACAGCCATCCTGATGACTCTGTGTGGAGACTTCAGACTAATCCTCAACAAGGTCCATGAGAAAAACCTGATAACTGGCCGTGAGTACAACAACCTTAAGAGCATCAACAAAGAAGACGCAGAGGGCCACGTCGTTGAGCTTGTGGATAAGATCATGAATAAAGGAGAGACTGTCTGCCGGGATTTCCTTCACCTCctgcaaacagacaaagaagTTGAGACAACTTACCCAGAGCTGAAGAACATGCAGCTGAAAGACACCTGTCTTTTACCCATGTCTGTCCAAGCATGTTCACTTG ATGTTCTAACACCAGAAATCAAGAGGCTAAAAAGG GAATGCTACCAGCTGAAGAGCCACCCTGTCGGCCTGTGTGTGATCATAAACAACGAGAATTTCATGGATGGCAGAATGAGAAGTGGAACCAACAAAGATGCTG AGTGTTTGGCAGAGGTGTTCAGCTGGCTGCGCTTTAGAGTGCTGATGTGCAAAGACCAAAGCCAGCACCAGATGGAGCGAGCCCTGAGGTGCTTTGCTTCTCTGGATGATCTCGCTCAGCTGCAGGAGTTTGATGTGAAGGAGTGGCTCGGCACTGGATTTGTGGAACTTCAGCAGGCTCCCAAGCATGGAGATGCCTTCATCTGCTGTATTCTTAGCCACGGAGAAAAGGAAGTTGTCTTTGGTATTGACAGGAAGCCTCTCTCCATTAAGCAAATTACTAGAACCTTCAAGGCGACTGATCAGTCAGCCCTCTCTGGCAAGCCTAAAGTGTTCCTGGTCCAGGCCTGCCAGGGTGGTCAGATACAGCGAGGAGTGTTACTGAAGGATCTGGAGGCTGATGCTGCTTCACCGTTCTTCCCTGAAGAAGCAGATTTTTTGGTTGCTATTGCGACAGTGGAGGATCATGCATCATTTAGACACAAAGTAGATGGGAGCTGGTTCATCCAGTCTGTGTGTCAACAGTTAAAGGAGGGTTGTCCGAg GGGTGAAGATCTCACCACCATCCTTCACCATGTGAACAGTGACGTAAGCCAGAAAGAGGGTTCCAAGGAGTTTGGGGCAGCAAAGCAGATGCCTGAGGTTCGGTTCACCCTGAGGAAGACACTTGTGTTGTCACCAGAAGCTTAG
- the LOC122774578 gene encoding cAMP-specific 3',5'-cyclic phosphodiesterase 4B-like isoform X2, with the protein MFPARCHFSQENRERKQVSLRKLKPVTARETSQDFFSAVFVVFLKKEVTMGLCCSEKQKKSFGLLTSWKKFKRMLNRELSHLSEMSRSGNQVSEYISNTFLDKQNELELPCPVPKSRERKRRQGQQQQHGGMMSQISGVRKVSHTPSITGSSGNRFGVKTDQEELLSKDLEHINKWGLNIFRVAEHSHNRPLTCIMYTIFQERDLMRTFKIPTDTFVTFMLTLEGHYHSDVAYHNSLHAADVAQSTHILLSTPALDAVFTDLEILAAVFAAAIHDVDHPGVSNQFLINTNSELALMYNDESVLENHHLAVGFKLLQEDNCDIFQNLTKKQRQSLRRMVIDMVLATDMSKHMSLLANLKTMVETKKVTSSGVLLLDNYTDRMQVLRNMVHCADLSNPTKPLDLYRQWTDRIMDEFFHQGDRERERGMEISPMCDKHTASVERTQVGFIDYIVHPLWETWADLVHPDAQDILDTLEDNRNWYQSMIPQSPSSPFYASVREGGPQEEVEGGPVMSKFQFEVTLDEQDTEEGDNEGGMMETTDGFDVLTLQNLPSDQDGTETTTRDVSPAET; encoded by the exons ATGTTTCCTGCCAGATGCCACTTCAGTCAAGAGAATAGAGAGAGGAAGCAAGTCAGTCTCAGAAAACTGAAGCCAGTTACTGCTCGTGAAACTTCACAGGATTTCTTTTCAGccgtgtttgttgtttttttaaaaaaagaagtaacaATGGGACTATGTTGTTCtgaaaagcagaagaaaagcTTTGGGTTGCTTACAAGTTGGAAAAAG TTCAAGAGGATGCTGAATCGGGAGCTAAGCCATCTGTCTGAGATGAGTCGCTCAGGCAACCAAGTGTCTGAGTACATCTCCAACACCTTCCTCG acaaacaaaatgagTTGGAGCTTCCATGTCCAGTTCCAAAGTCCAGggaaaggaagaggaggcagggccagcagcagcagcatggtgGGATGATGAGTCAGATCAGCGGGGTGAGGAAGGTCAGCCACACGCCCAGCATCACCGGGAGCAGTGGCAACCGCTTTGGGGTCAAGACGGACCAGGAGGAGCTGTTGTCAAAG GACCTGGAACACATCAACAAATGGGGACTGAATATCTTCAGAGTGGCCGAGCACTCCCACAACCGACCGCTCACGTGTATCATGTACACAATCTTCCAG GAGCGAGACCTGATGAGGACGTTCAAGATTCCAACCGACACCTTTGTGACGTTCATGCTGACCCTGGAGGGCCACTACCACTCTGACGTGGCGTACCACAACAGCCTGCACGCCGCCGACGTAGCCCAGTCCACACACATCCTCCTGTCCACACCTGCGCTGGAC GCGGTCTTCACTGACCTGGAGATCCTGGCGGCCGTATTTGCTGCAGCCATTCATGACGTGGACCACCCAGGTGTGTCCAACCAGTTCCTCATCAACACCA ACTCTGAGCTGGCTCTGATGTACAATGATGAGTCAGTGCTGGAGAACCACCACTTGGCTGTGGGCTTCAAGCTGCTGCAGGAAGACAACTGCGACATCTTCCAAAACCTCACAAAGAAGCAGAGGCAGTCACTGCGGAGAATGGTCATAGACATG GTTTTGGCGACAGACATGTCCAAACACATGAGTCTGTTGGCCAATCTGAAGACAATGGTGGAAACCAAGAAGGTGACCAGCTCGGGAGTCCTGCTTCTGGACAACTACACCGACAGAATGCAG gTTTTGCGAAACATGGTTCACTGTGCAGACCTGAGCAACCCCACCAAACCTCTGGATCTGTACCGGCAGTGGACGGACAGGATCATGGATGAGTTCTTCCaccagggagacagagagagggaacgGGGAATGGAGATCAGCCCCatgtgtgacaaacacacagcttcGGTAGAGAGAACACAG gttGGCTTCATTGACTACATCGTCCACCCGCTGTGGGAGACATGGGCTGACCTGGTGCACCCTGATGCCCAGGACATCCTCGACACACTTGAGGACAACAGGAACTGGTACCAGAGTATGATCCCACAAAGCCCCTCTTCTCCCTTCTACGCTAGTGTCAGAGAAGGAGGCccacaggaggaggtggagggcggACCTGTGATGAGCAAATTTCAATTTGAAGTGACGCTGGATGAGCAGGACACAGAGGAAGGAGATAATGAGGGAGGGATGATGGAGACGACGGATGGATTTGATGTTCTGACACTCCAAAATCTTCCCTCTGACCAGGACGGGACTGAAACAACAACGCGTGACGTCTCCCCGGCGGAAACATAG
- the LOC122775595 gene encoding caspase-8-like isoform X1, whose amino-acid sequence MWREDFLIVCTQSPCDTTVATTRFKMSARDTLRHNKTAILMTLCGDFRLILNKVHEKNLITGREYNNLKSINKEDAEGHVVELVDKIMNKGETVCRDFLHLLQTDKEVETTYPELKNMQLKDTCLLPMSVQACSLDVLTPEIKRLKREECYQLKSHPVGLCVIINNENFMDGRMRSGTNKDAECLAEVFSWLRFRVLMCKDQSQHQMERALRCFASLDDLAQLQEFDVKEWLGTGFVELQQAPKHGDAFICCILSHGEKEVVFGIDRKPLSIKQITRTFKATDQSALSGKPKVFLVQACQGGQIQRGVLLKDLEADAASPFFPEEADFLVAIATVEDHASFRHKVDGSWFIQSVCQQLKEGCPRGEDLTTILHHVNSDVSQKEGSKEFGAAKQMPEVRFTLRKTLVLSPEA is encoded by the exons ATGTGGCGGGAAGACTTCCTGATTGTATGTACACAAAGCCCCTGCGATACCACCGTTGCTACAACTCG attcaAAATGTCAGCCAGAGACACTCTGAGGCACAACAAAACAGCCATCCTGATGACTCTGTGTGGAGACTTCAGACTAATCCTCAACAAGGTCCATGAGAAAAACCTGATAACTGGCCGTGAGTACAACAACCTTAAGAGCATCAACAAAGAAGACGCAGAGGGCCACGTCGTTGAGCTTGTGGATAAGATCATGAATAAAGGAGAGACTGTCTGCCGGGATTTCCTTCACCTCctgcaaacagacaaagaagTTGAGACAACTTACCCAGAGCTGAAGAACATGCAGCTGAAAGACACCTGTCTTTTACCCATGTCTGTCCAAGCATGTTCACTTG ATGTTCTAACACCAGAAATCAAGAGGCTAAAAAGG GAGGAATGCTACCAGCTGAAGAGCCACCCTGTCGGCCTGTGTGTGATCATAAACAACGAGAATTTCATGGATGGCAGAATGAGAAGTGGAACCAACAAAGATGCTG AGTGTTTGGCAGAGGTGTTCAGCTGGCTGCGCTTTAGAGTGCTGATGTGCAAAGACCAAAGCCAGCACCAGATGGAGCGAGCCCTGAGGTGCTTTGCTTCTCTGGATGATCTCGCTCAGCTGCAGGAGTTTGATGTGAAGGAGTGGCTCGGCACTGGATTTGTGGAACTTCAGCAGGCTCCCAAGCATGGAGATGCCTTCATCTGCTGTATTCTTAGCCACGGAGAAAAGGAAGTTGTCTTTGGTATTGACAGGAAGCCTCTCTCCATTAAGCAAATTACTAGAACCTTCAAGGCGACTGATCAGTCAGCCCTCTCTGGCAAGCCTAAAGTGTTCCTGGTCCAGGCCTGCCAGGGTGGTCAGATACAGCGAGGAGTGTTACTGAAGGATCTGGAGGCTGATGCTGCTTCACCGTTCTTCCCTGAAGAAGCAGATTTTTTGGTTGCTATTGCGACAGTGGAGGATCATGCATCATTTAGACACAAAGTAGATGGGAGCTGGTTCATCCAGTCTGTGTGTCAACAGTTAAAGGAGGGTTGTCCGAg GGGTGAAGATCTCACCACCATCCTTCACCATGTGAACAGTGACGTAAGCCAGAAAGAGGGTTCCAAGGAGTTTGGGGCAGCAAAGCAGATGCCTGAGGTTCGGTTCACCCTGAGGAAGACACTTGTGTTGTCACCAGAAGCTTAG